DNA sequence from the Coturnix japonica isolate 7356 chromosome 3, Coturnix japonica 2.1, whole genome shotgun sequence genome:
tttttcctcccatGTGTCTGTGAAATGTCTAATCTGGGAGCCAGATacctttctcctctctgccacaatatatatgtatatatataaagagcTTATTTGCCAGCTTGGAAGCCACAGCTGGTCAAGACTGCAGCCTTGCTGGCTCTGAAGGGCCCTCAGAAATGTTGGGACATACACAAGCTACTAATGGCAGTGCTGTAATGCGAGCATGTGCTGTCAGCATCACCTTAAAGAATTACAAACGGAGCAACGTTTGATGTCCAACATAATGCATATAGTCCAGGTGATCTGGGGGTGCTCATTTTATCTGTACCTTTTTAGGAAAACCCTTCAGGGAAATGTGAAAACAGTATTTGCAGCACCCAAGATTTCACTCCCTAACACTTGTACGGTCAAGCAATGCTTTCATTTATGAGGTGGGGACCCCCTCCTGGCTTCCACCAAAACAGCTACCTTTAAAATAGCAGTAAAGAGCTGAGCACATAAGAAAAAGGATATGTTTTGTGGACAGAGCTTCGAGGCGTGAGGTGACTGAATCCTGCAGTGCAGCTATAGCTTCACACTTACAGGCCTCTTCATTTGTTACAAGACTGCTCGTTGTGGCTCctaagagagaaaacagtgtttAGAAAACtgttggaaatatttaaaagacaggaaaaggcACAGGGAATTGAAGCCAGACTGTGAGACTGAAGCCCAGGGCAGGTGGGAAGGAGAGGTGACACAGATGGAGGTAATCTTGTAGCTAGAGGCACACATGTCCCATCTCCAGGAGCAGGGCAAGCAAGAGAGAGCTCAGCTCTGACTGGGAGCTGGCCTGCCTACCCAGATCCTCTTGAGCTCTGTAAATCAAACCGTAACTGAGTAAAGCATAAATAGAGGCCCTGCCCTGGGTGTAAGGACCAACCAGCCTCCTCCCATCAGCTGTAGTCATTAGACCGGTTTTCCCTCTCATCCAGAATATCCCCTACCCCAAAAGTTAGGGCACACTGGGAAGTGAGATGAGGACACTCGAGTGCTACAGGCTAAGAACCTGCAGTCAGATTCCATCCTGTAAGAAGCACCTTGACCATCCATACAGGAAGGCCACTAGCACCACATTCTATTAACACAGCTAGGCTATAGGCTATGACTAATGTTTTAGGTTTTGCTTCAGAACCTGGGTTACTACCTGTCAAACCTGGAACACAATGCCACTGTCTATGACACATAGGTATAGAAATTTCTTAGAATGCATAAATGGCCAAAGTTTTGCAGGGAGCTTTGCAGCCGAGCAGAAAGGCAGCTAGTAATTTTGAGTACAGAAGTTCTACCTTATTCTTTTCAATTCTCTCCCCCATTCCAAATTATGAGAGCATTTCAGCAATAGAACAGTGTCTCTGTTTACCATAGCACtgaaatttccattttgcaaGGGAACTGATGGCTGCTTGAATTACAGAAAAAGACCAAAATACTGAATTTCAGAAGtttgttctttcagtgttttactgaaaaataaatctgtaaacagattcatttccagcagtgcagaaaaTCATTTGTCTCAGAGCCAGTGTTGAAACTGGTGTCTCCTTGATTCCACTGAACACGTATTTGTTCAGTTCCCTTTTCTGGACCCTCCTTATGGCCAGTGTATAAAGAAGAGCTGTTCAGAATTTGGCTGGAGGAAGGCCAGTTCAAAATATCACACCAGCATGGTTGGTTTCCCATTGACTGCCAGTGAAGTCtgtgtgtttgcatttaaattCTCCAGTGGCAAAAACAGATCCTCTTTGGATTATGTCTGTTTTAACCAAATTACTTTTCCATATGGCAACTCTCCAAGAGTATCCTGAAatcctctgcagagctctgaagaAATTCAGAGTCTTCCAGCATTTGATATTCAAAATACTGGGCAATTCTACTGCTCATGGGATGCCCAACAGATCATACAAAGCATACTAGGGTGGTGTTCTTACACTATACTTATGTTTTAAGTTCAGACCTACAAAAATCTACTGTTTTTACAGATAGTGTTTGGCTATATCCACCTCTTCTATACTTTGCTCTTACGGTCTTCAGCCACTTCACGCAATGTCCAATTATTTGAGCAGCTGTAGATCAGACAAGGTTCCacttgaggacccttccaacccaacttATGATTCCACATCAAATGCTGCAGAGGCTCTGCAAACAAGGTTTGCTGACTACAGAATGATAAAGAAGGATGAAACGTCAGGTTACAAGCACTGCTAGGCATGAAGTACTTTATATATCCAGATGCTGAAAGGGGAGATGGCAGAGTGACATAGAGCTGTTAAAACACTTCAGTGATTAGGTGGGGAGAGCATGGAGAGACAGGAGACAGCAATCTGGCCTTACTTGAGCAAGTCTTCTTGTCTGGATTCAGGACGTAGCCTTCATAGCAGTCGCATGTATAAAACAGATCGTCTCTCACACAGACCTGCTGGCAGTCGTGCCTTCCAGGTGCACACATGTCAACAGCTAAGAAAGACATTGGAGAAGAACATTCAAAGATACCCCTACTTCAGACTGTGTATTTGGCATTAGCAATTCCCTTTTGCCACCATATCCACATTTGGATTCAAACCAGGACGTTTTTATTACACCTCAACAGGCTGTTAGCCCCACTAAGGCACACAGTGTGTGTCTTTGTATGTCAGCATCACAAAGTCAATATGGCTTTGGTAACTCCAGCAACACTTTTCTTTCGTTGTAACAGATTGCCAAAGGAACTGATCTAGCGGTAACTCAGTCACAAAATAATGATCCAAAGGAATTCTGGGGAACAAATAGCTGGATTTAAAGAGAGCATTTGGCATTATTTCAGCTCTAATTAGATAAGACGCTGTTTTACGGAGTGAAAAGACCATAATCAGAAGAGTATACAAGGCTGCTCAAAAACAGAACGACGTGGCAACCGCTGCCAGTTACAAAGTGGGCACTTGATGTGTGAGAAAGACATCTTCTGCCAAATTTAACACGTCAACTCCAAAAGAGCAAGTCGAGGAGTTCCTATATTTGGATATCTCAGCGGTAAGGAGGCTCTGTAAGGCAAAAGtaactgaagacagaaagaaagaagcagagacagcaagaaaaaaagcatgggAGCACAGAAAGAGCCCCTCCTGGATCTATGCTATTTTTGTTATATCAGAAAGACTCAGATAGTTGAAAAATCACAAGCAGCTCGCTGCAAAATGAGACTGACaagggaaaagaatgagaaaaataagtacGTTGAACAAATACTCTGAAATTTGAGTCTGCATGGGGATAATCACTGCTATGAAAGGAGATTCAGGACTGGACTCATAAAATGGATGCCTCTCTGCATTCGTATTTCCTCACGGATGTTTATTGCCTCTATATAATGTCAGTCGAGAGTTAATCTTTGGAACTGTATTTACAAAATCAGTTCCTGAACTACGCAGGAAGAAATATTAAGGAGTTTGCTTCAAGATGTGAAAGCTATGAATTAATAGGAGAGATTTCCCTAGGAATTTCCTGGGATTGTAAACATGGATTTGTCACAGCAAGTATAGTAAGGAAAGGGACTAtgacagaagtggaaaaaaggaTCTTGCATCAATAAATCATCAGTGAgacatttaagaaaatgaagagtgaaGTTTAAACCCTAATGGAGTGAAAATGACACAGAATACATGTTAATCTGTATGTACTATGTATTTCTGTATGTCCCTACATACAAACAGGATCTATGCTCCTATTCTCAACCAGAGATCAGCACTGGGAAATACCATTTCTCTCCAGTTGTATTGTGCTTTTAGGAGTTGTACAGCAACTCCTGAATTACTATCAGAAAAAGAATGTACATTAACCTGACTTAGAAGAGTACACATTTTTAGCTGAACATAGCTTTTCCTTGGCCAAGTCTTACCTGAGCAAGTCTTCTTATCTGGATTCAGAGTGAATCCCTCAAAGCAGTCACAGCTGTAGGATCCACCGTTCCTCCGACAGACTTGGGCACAGTCATGCCTTCCAGGTGCACACACGTCCATGGCTGCCATGACCATGTTttagagaagaaagcaattaatcCTCCCCCCTCAGACATTCAAGCACTGTAAATACTTCAACATTTACAAACATAACTTAATCAGGATTGAAAATAAGGTAAAttaaaaaactgatttttgacagggagatggaggggCTATGGGAAAATGGACAGGTTTTAACTCCTatacagaatcataaaggttggaatAGACAGCCAAGATCACCACGTCCAACTGACCACACACCCCCACCATAATCACTAACCACAGccctcactgccacatctccacacttcttgaacaccttcagggatggtgacctgcacatccctgggcagcctgtgacaaTGCATAACCTTCTTCTTCTGGAGACATTTTTACTAATATCCAACCAGTGGCATTCACTCTGCAGTGGAGACACATTGCTGGCTGTTATGTCTGGTATAGGTTCCTCTTCTCCCATGGTCAGTGTTTAGGAAGTACCATGAAGACTGTACAGTGGTAGGTAAGTGATGAAATACTTCTTTGTTGCAAGTGTGCAATTCTATTGATATTAGAACTAAGGGCTTCAAGAGTCCATATCTACAAACAATTTTTCTACCAtaagcaatgaagaaaatatgctCATACATTCTTGAGTTTCATATACTAACACAGCCTTTAATTCCTACCTGAGCAAGTCTTCTTGTCTGGATTCAGGGTGTAGCCTTCAAAGCATTCACAGACATAGGATCCGTTGTTACTCACACAGATCTGATCGCATTCATGCCTCCCAGGTGCACACGCATCCACAGCTGcaaaaggaacatttttaaaTAGGTTTCTATTTGGAATCATCTCAGAAAGGGCAAAAGTGGTACTTTCACCAAAGGAGTGATACCTGAGCAAGTTCTTTTATCTGGATTCAGAGTGTAGCCTTCATAGCAATCGCAGAGGTAGGATCCGCCGTTACTCACACAGACCTGCTCACAGTCGTGGGTCCCAAGTGCACACGTATTCACAGCTACAGAGGGCATTTTCAGAATAAGCATTTCATTCATCTCAGGGAAAGAAACACTGACTGACATTTTATGCCTGTGTTTCAGGTCTTGTACTCTTTGCTGCATTAGAAGTAAGAAATCTCAGCtgcatcacctgcacagcagtTACAGGCATCTGTAGAAGGCTAGATATTCACTTCAACTTAGATGATCTGTAAATGACTGTATGTAGATTAGATGGAAagggggagaagagaaagagcaggaaaaaggTGAtggaaaaaaggggaagaaaataacaaataagtGAGCTTGAATCATCTAATGTGAGTTAACATTCCCATTTTCTAAAATGTGGAAGATTTGGGTGTCTTCTAATAAGGCTGATTGAAAGTGTGCCGTGTCGCTCCCTTGGCAAACACCATCTCAAAGTAAGCCAGTGCCTTTTCATTCTGTTATGACCTTGGGAATAAGAGAATTCATCTCAGTGACTTATGAACAAAATCTGTGGGTGATATTTTCAAACACAACTGAGAAGCTCAGATTCAAACGGTCAGATTTTTGTGGCAGGAAAGGCAAATTTCCACTGACCTTGACACCAACTCAAGGAGAAGATTTTCCATCTTCAGGATGGTCTCACACTGAATGATGCTCTCAATGCATCAAGGACCTGATTCTGGCCAACTGTTTCACCCCTGAACattagttttcttgttttgagtTCACCCCACAAACAATCTTGTTTGGCTTGGCCAACGCAAAGAACCTCCTAATCATCACTGGTGAGTCCAAATTTCTGGCTGTCCAACAAACAGCGTgtagttggaaaagacccagtTCACCCACACAGTCTTACAAGACCATCTTAGATTCACTTGGCTTATAAGAGCCTTTTGAAAAGTTATTCCTTTTACCCCATACTCGTCCATAAGCCCCAGCTAACATCATGCAGGAAACTCAGAGTTACACTGAGAGTATATACGAGTCAGCTCTCTTTGGTAAATCCTCCAGCTTAGCAGAAGTGCAACTGCTGTGCCTCAGCACAATAAGTGGTAATTTTAAGAACAAGCAATTTTTCTTTGGTGCTATGAAAAGCCCCACTTTGGCTAGAACATAGGTGGAAAATCAATGTGATTTTCACAGCACTCGTACCTGCCCAGCCAGGGAGGAACTTGTATCTTCTAGCTGTCAGGGAGAGGATGTGGTCACAGCAGCAACACAGCACGATGTCAAGCCAAAACTCAAGCATTTCCTATATTAATTATTGGGCAAAGTGTCCTGCCTACAGATGGTCCCACATATTTATGTCATATCTAGAGAAAGAAGTCTATTTAATACACTCTAATTGTATTGAGAAGATACAATGGGCATTTTTAATAGGGCTCTGAAGTAACGAAGTAACGCATTCTTATCACCCCAGTCCCCAAAGCAATGGCTGCTACGTTAATTCTCTCAGTGCTCCTTACACTTGACCTTACCCATTTCTTGTTGGAAACTTATTTTACAAGGCATTTCCTTTGAATTTTACTTGAAAAATCTGCTACATGCATGCCTTTTTATTTAACAAGAAGTCTTCTGTGCGTGACAAGGCTGTTTATAGGCAATCCTAAACCTCCAGATATACCACAGGCTTTGGTCGATGACAGTAGCAGCCCACCCTGACCTATCATTACTAGTATCTAGCCCAAGCCATATACATATCCAGCCCCAAGTGCTGCTGAAGCAGTTCTGTGTCAATATCAAGAGGGAGAGGAACATGAAACCATGAAATCAGCCCTGTTCCTCGCATGGTAAGGTCGCTATTCAAAATGGAAGGTCATTACTTGGCTTCCACTGAATAGAAGGGTTGGTCTTTTGCCCAACCAATGGCAAAGGAAATATGTAAATACGATACATAACACTCCtcaaaaacttctttcttaGGGAGCAGAACCACAGCGGGAGCCAAAAGGAGCCAAATTACACTGCCCTCTTGGCCTGACCACCTTACCACAGAACGTCTCTCGGAACTTGGCTGTCAGCTTCTCAATCACACCGTAGGTCTCCACATAAAAGACGTGGTCATCCAGCGGCTCACTTGCGATTTGCCGCAGGGTATGCATGTCAGCACGGCCTACCCCCACCGCGTAGATCTCAATGCCAGCCGCGCGGGCGTTTGCTGCCACATCTTCAACCTGGTCTTGCGGCCGTCCATCTGTCACAACAATGACCACCTTGGGGATGTTTAAGTTGGCTGGTCGGGTGCCCATCTCCTCAGTGAAGACTTCATCCACGGCAGCTTGGATGGCAAGGCCAGTCATGGTGCCAGCAGA
Encoded proteins:
- the MATN3 gene encoding matrilin-3; translated protein: MRRVLGTLGCCLALLLLLLPDTRGIPRRLRRQPLGRHGAADSACKNRPLDLVFIIDSSRSVRPEEFEKVKIFLSEMIDTLDVGERTTRVAVMNYASTVKVEFPLRTYFDKASMKEAVSHIQPLSAGTMTGLAIQAAVDEVFTEEMGTRPANLNIPKVVIVVTDGRPQDQVEDVAANARAAGIEIYAVGVGRADMHTLRQIASEPLDDHVFYVETYGVIEKLTAKFRETFCAVNTCALGTHDCEQVCVSNGGSYLCDCYEGYTLNPDKRTCSAVDACAPGRHECDQICVSNNGSYVCECFEGYTLNPDKKTCSAMDVCAPGRHDCAQVCRRNGGSYSCDCFEGFTLNPDKKTCSAVDMCAPGRHDCQQVCVRDDLFYTCDCYEGYVLNPDKKTCSRATTSSLVTNEEACKCEAIAALQDSVTSRLEALSTKLDEVSQKLQAYQDTQHVV